In Drosophila pseudoobscura strain MV-25-SWS-2005 chromosome 4, UCI_Dpse_MV25, whole genome shotgun sequence, the following proteins share a genomic window:
- the LOC6903150 gene encoding uncharacterized protein, translating into MFRQIKSMCMVTRSLTRGEKRLLSVVPLRWNKYSSQNDAKSEEGGSTEAEQFGNRKKLNRREALRKMMKDNSIEQQPGQDQISEQGQSQPWSWCLPWVPQPTYRGPEVKKMPEEEAPKDEKKLKLNRRFYLRQMGKDSLMNPKVKKPIDDMQIGSIKRKRELLDHSRVESLNLKWKERQEEIEKRRQEAGKNKYVSRFEMNTGRMEKIK; encoded by the exons ATGTTTCGCCAAATAAAGAGCATGTGCATGGTGACGCGTTCCCTGACTCGCG GTGAGAAGCGGCTCTTGTCCGTGGTGCCTTTGCGCTGGAACAAATATAGTTCCCAAAACGATGCGAAGTCCGAAGAGGGAGGGTCCACCGAGGCGGAACAATTTGGAAACAGGAAGAAGTTGAACCGTCGCGAAGCCTTGAGGAAGATGATGAAGGACAACAGCATCGAGCAACAGCCTGGCCAAGATCAGATTTCTGAGCAGGGTCAGTCACAACCGTGGAGTTGGTGTCTCCCTTGGGTCCCCCAGCCCACCTACCGCGGGCCTGAAGTCAAGAAGATGCCCGAGGAGGAGGCCCCCAAGGATGAGAAGAAACTGAAGCTGAACCGCCGTTTCTATTTAAGACAGATGGGCAAGGACAGCCTGATGAACCCCAAAGTGAAGAAGCCGATCGACGACATGCAAATCGGCtcaatcaaaagaaaaagggaGTTGCTGGATCATTCACGAGTGGAATCCTTGAATCTGAAGTGGAAAGAGCGCCAGGAAGAGATTGAAAAGCGGAGGCAGGAGGCTGGCAAGAACAAGTACGTCTCCCGATTCGAGATGAACACGGGACGGATGGAGAAGATCAAATAG